One Helianthus annuus cultivar XRQ/B chromosome 7, HanXRQr2.0-SUNRISE, whole genome shotgun sequence genomic region harbors:
- the LOC110913142 gene encoding uncharacterized protein LOC110913142 yields the protein MRLSVGSSSSNIEEINEFGKWLLEIGEGNVGDSNDGDANIEIPAHLLITDENDPIQGLIDFVYPSVLHRYKDHGYFSKRAILAPKNEVVHEINDRFLALFPGEEVEYLSSDSLCPTEEINDPLHQDLYNPDVLNSMKVSGLPNHRLVLKLGVPVMLLRNIDQQNGLCNGTRLQITRLGKRVIEAEILSGSNVGSRTYIPRISMIPSDKKIPFKFQRRQFPITVL from the coding sequence ATGCGTTTGTCGGTTGGATCCAGTAGCTCAAACATCGAGGAGATAAACGAATTTGGTAAATGGCTTCTTGAGATCGGCGAAGGTAATGTTGGTGATTCTAACGATGGTGATGCAAATATTGAAATACCTGCTCATCTCTTAATAACTGATGAAAATGATCCAATTCAAGGTTTGATTGACTTTGTATATCCTTCAGTTCTTCATCGTTATAAAGACCATGGCTACTTTTCTAAGAGAGCTATACTCGCTCCTAAGAATGAAGTTGTTCATGAGATAAATGACCGTTTTCTTGCTTTGTTTCCCGGTGAAGAAGTAGAGTATCTTAGCTCTGATAGTTTATGTCCGACTGAGGAAATTAACGATCCGTTACATCAAGATTTGTATAATCCAGATGTGTTAAACAGTATGAAAGTATCAGGGTTACCAAATCATAGATTGGTATTAAAATTGGGTGTTCCGGTTATGCTTTTGAGGAATATTGATCAGCAAAACGGTTTGTGTAATGGTACGCGTCTTCAAATCACACGTCTTGGTAAACGTGTTATTGAGGCTGAGATCTTATCAGGAAGTAATGTTGGTTCAAGAACTTACATCCCAAGAATTAGCATGATACCATCTGACAAGAAAATACCCTTCAAATTTCAACGAAGGCAATTTCCAATAACCGTATTGTGA